One Osmerus mordax isolate fOsmMor3 chromosome 26, fOsmMor3.pri, whole genome shotgun sequence DNA segment encodes these proteins:
- the LOC136936222 gene encoding uncharacterized protein — MGRHSQAVLLCLLLAQTVFLVLSTRKVTISPKKLLAKVGSEQTLLCETSCPGVSPRFIVLDNTDARQTAAKNKTRLHFVDITPQHEGKYICEANCSPSSKDTAKLIVYNLPMPVLQTQPESPVSGQPFQVSCTLLGVYISSGNFQMKIFHDKMELRTTISESDDPTSFQNYTSSSADQVGKREMEYRCDASITLDSQIFTNSISRTVHLKAPATTTIPATTTNPATTTTPATTTIPATTTNPATTTNPATTTTPATTTSPATTTIPATTTNPATTTIPAAERSSERDSVHTTLWGNPTIPDVSSSSPPSQRTPPDSRTLGAGGRGSPPLEKATPHPNAIPELPLQPKPILSNNINPSWFFSMETQRAEAADKEGEQRSAEETPITMYTSSTLGAVATLSFVGCLLHLLRRRKRQSVAEP; from the exons ATGGGGCGACACAGCCAagctgtcctcctctgccttctcctgGCTCAGACAG TTTTTTTGGTTTTGAGTACCAGGAAGGTCACCATCAGTCCGAAAAAGCTTTTAGCCAAAGTGGGCAGTGAGCAGACCCTGCTCTGTGAAACGAGCTGTCCCGGAGTCAGTCCCAGGTTCATCGTGCTGGACAACACTGACGCCAGACAGACAGCCGCGAAGAACAAGACAAGACTTCACTTTGTAGACATCACTCCCCAACATGAAGGAAAGTACATCTGTGAAGCTAATTGCTCTCCCTCCAGCAAAGATACTGCCAAGCTCATAGTGTACA ATCTCCCAATGCCTGTACTGCAGACCCAGCCAGAGAGCCCGGTGTCTGGTCAGCCCTTCCAGGTTAGCTGCACGCTGCTGGGGGTCTACATCTCCTCCGGAAACTTCCAGATGAAGATATTTCATGACAAGATGGAGCTGAGAACAACCATCTCTGAGTCTGATGACCCCACAAGTTTCCAAAACTACACATCCTCCTCTGCAGACcaggtggggaagagagagatggagtatcGATGTGATGCTTCCATAACTCTGGATTCCCAGATCTTCACTAACAGCATCAGTAGGACCGTGCATCTCAAAG CACCCGCGACAACCACCATCCCCGCGACAACCACCAACCCCGCGACAACCACCACCCCCGCGACAACCACCATCCCCGCGACAACCACCAACCCCGCGACAACCACCAACCCCGCGACAACCACCACCCCCGCGACAACCACCAGCCCCGCGACAACCACCATCCCCGCGACAACCACCAACCCTGCGACAACCACCATCCCCGCAGCAGAGAGATCATCAGAGAGGGACTCAGTACACACGACTTTGTGGG GAAACCCCACAATCCCAGACGTGTCCTCCagttcccccccctctcagaggACGCCTCCAGACTCCCGGaccctgggggcaggggggaggggcagcccACCTCTGGAGAAGGCCACTCCTCACCCCAACGCCATCCCAGAGCTGCCCCTGCAGCCAAAGCCCATCTTATCTAACAACATAAACCCTTCTTGGTTCT TCTCAATGGAGACTCAGAGGGCTGAAGCTGCAGATAAGGAAGGGGAGCAGAGGTCTGCTGAAG AGACCCCCATCACCATGTACACAAGTTCCACACTGGGCGCCGTGGCAACGCTCTCCTTCGTGGGCTGCCTGCTCCACCTGCTTCGCCGGAGGAAACGCCAGTCCGTAGCAGAGCCGTAG